A section of the Lynx canadensis isolate LIC74 chromosome A1, mLynCan4.pri.v2, whole genome shotgun sequence genome encodes:
- the TCOF1 gene encoding treacle protein isoform X2: MAEARKRRELLPLIYQHLLQAGYVRAAREVKEQSGQKSFLAQPVTLLDIYTHWQQTSEVGQKRKAEEDAALQAKKTRVSDPISSSESSEEEEEAEAETAKATPRLAPTNSSVPGAVVPSGTKEKARAKTKKAGKVVNSTPHPAAGKAMAHLLSGRSPKKSAGPSANTILASETEEEGSVQALRTTAKPGMASASQADSSSEETSTSSDETYVEVKPSVKPPQVKTSPAPAKDSLGRGAAPTPGKAGDVTPQVRGGALTLASKAKKPEEDSESSEESSESEEGAPLEPPHQAKASEKIVQARAASGPVKGTSGKGATPAPPGRTGPAAARAKSGKPEEDSESSSEEESDSEEEPPAAKTPLQVKPSGKTPQVKAAAASAKESPRKGAPPVPPGKAGPTAAQAQVGKGKGKGEEDPESSTEESDSEGEAPAAVPLATSPVQAKPLGQNSQVRAASGPVKGPPQKAGPAATQAGKQEEDSGSSSEEESDSEGEAPAQAKSSGKIIQVTAASRPATGPPQKAGPAATQGKAEKCKDESESSEEESDSEEEAPAAVAPAQAKPAMKTPQTQAPPKKGTPVTPAPAKFPPVRVGTPAPWKAGAASSPACASSPALARGAQRPEASSSSEESESEEETTPAPPAGQAKSAGKSVPVKAASAPTKGSSGQGAVPVPAGKAGPATAPAKAEVQEDSESSEEESDSEEVTAAPAQVKTSAKTPQTKANPASTRTASAKGAASAPGKVATAAAQAKQESPAKVKPTARTPQSNAVSVRGQGSVAALGKAVATAAQAQPGPVGGPQEGSESSEEESDSDGGAPAQAKPSGKTPQVRTASAPGKGFARKGAAAVSPGKSGAVATQARKPEEDSESSSEEESDSEEEEAAAAAPAQVKPAVNPPQSKASLTKGVAGTPKSTKAPPARVDTPAPQKPRPTTPAKKESDSKTARSKTLAPARPEKNARGSSESSGEELPASQVIKPPLIFVDPNRSPAGPAATATQAPAANTPRKARASESTARSSSSESEDEDVIPATQCSIPATRTNATTLVAHPRPAVRASSSEASGRVSEGKKQEAPVAQVDSALGTLPVISPQRAPVQAKVTNKFRKPEVPVVQQATATPAGRPRAKASETSNDSEDSSGSSSGSEEDADGPQMVPSAHRLGPAPSTTETLVEETTAESSEDEVVAPSQSLLSGYVTPGPALANSQASKATPRTDLDPSASSTPATKDAPDGKQEVEPQQVAGTISPKTGRRQAGPTPQKPRKPKKEAGSPQASTLALQGDISRRLLNEPWPLNEAQLQASVVKVLTELLEQERKKAADAAKESSRKARGGRKRKLSGDQTAARAPKSKKKKQPVAGGSGEGAVSPEKASGTPKGKSKRAGASGDIKEKKEKESPGSQGAKERPEGEPGTLKVEGGDQGNPKSKKEKKKSDKKKKDKEKKEKKKKAKKASTKDPDSPFQKKKKKKKKTAEQTV; this comes from the exons GACGTCAGAGGTTGGCCAGAAGCGGAAGGCAGAGGAAGATGCAGCACTGCAGGCTAAGAAGACCCGCGTGTCCGACCCCATTAGCAGCTCAGAGAgctcagaagaggaggaggaggcagaagccGAGACCGCCAAAGCCA CCCCGAGACTGGCGCCCACCAACTCCTCGGTTCCGGGGGCAGTTGTGCCATCAGGCACGAAAGAAAAAGCCAGG GCAAAGACCAAGAAGGCCGGCAAGGTGGTGAACTCCACACCGCATCCTGCCGCTGGGAAGGCGATGGCCCACCTTCTGTCTGGGAGGTCACCTAAGAAGTCAGCAGGGCCTTCAGCGAATACCATCCTGGCCTCAGAAACTGAGGAGGAGGGCAGTGTCCAGGCCCTCAGAACCACGGCCAAGCCTG GAATGGCATCGGCCAGCCAGGCTGACAGCTCCAGCGAGGAGACCTCCACCTCGAGCGATGAGACATATGTGGAG GTGAAACCTTCAGTAAAACCACCCCAGGTCAAAACCTCACCAGCCCCTGCCAAGGACTCCctagggagaggggcagcccCAACCCCTGGGAAGGCAGGGGATGTGACACCCCAAGTCAGAGGAGGTGCCCTGACCCTAGCCAGCAAGGCCAAGAAGCCAGAAGAGGACTCGGAGAGCAGTGAGGAGTCGTCTGAGAGTGAGGAGGGGGCCCCTTTGGAGCCGCCCCACCAG GCGAAGGCCTCGGAGAAAATTGTCCAGGCCAGGGCCGCCTCGGGCCCCGTTAAGGGGACCTCTGGGAAAGgggccaccccagcaccccctgGGAGGACAGGGCCTGCAGCTGCCCGGGCCAAGTCAGGGAAGCCAGAGGAGGATTCAGAGAGCAGCAGTGAGGAGGAGTCTGACAGCGAGGAGGAGCCGCCAGCTGCCAAGACACCACTTCAG GTGAAGCCTTCAGGGAAGACCCCCCAGGTCAAAGCTGCCGCAGCCTCTGCCAAGGAGTCCCCTAGGAAAGGGGCCCCTCCAGTGCCCCCTGGCAAGGCAGGGCCTACAGCTGCCCAGGctcaggtggggaaggggaaggggaagggggaagaagacCCAGAGAGCAGCACTGAGGAGTCCGACAGCGAGGGGGAGGCGCCAGCAGCCGTGCCCCTAGCCACGAGCCCTGTTCAG GCAAAGCCCTTGGGGCAAAACTCCCAGGTCAGAGCAGCCTCCGGTCCCGTGAAGGGGCCCCCTCAGAAGGCAGGGCCTGCAGCCACCCAAGcagggaagcaggaggaggactCAGGGAGCAGCAGCGAGGAGGAATCAGACAGTGAGGGGGAGGCGCCGGCCCAG GCAAAGTCCTCGGGGAAGATCATCCAGGTCACAGCTGCCTCACGTCCTGCCACGGGGCCCCCTCAGAAGGCAGGGCCTGCAGCCACCCAGGGCAAGGCCGAAAAGTGCAAGGACGAGTCAGAGAGCAGTGAGGAGGAGTCAGACAGTGAAGAGGAGGCGCCTGCAGCCGTGGCTCCAGCCCAG GCAAAACCAGCTATGAAAACACCCCAGACCCAGGCCCCTCCAAAGAAGGGCACCCCCGTTACCCCTGCACCTGCCAAGTTTCCCCCGGTGCGAGTGGGCACGCCGGCCCCTTGGAAGGCAGGAGCCGCATCCTCTCCAGCCTGCGCCTCATCCCCAGCTCTGGCCAGGGGCGCCCAGAGGCCCGAGGCCTCTTCAAGCAGCGAGGAGTCGGAGAGTGAGGAGGAGACCACTCCTGCCCCACCAGCAGGACAG GCAAAGTCTGCGGGTAAAAGCGTCCCGGTGAAAGCTGCCTCTGCACCCACCAAGGGGTCCTCGGGCCAAGGGGCTGTCCCAGTACCCGCTGGGAAGGCAGGGCCTGCAACAGCCCCGGCTAAAGCTGAGGTTCAGGAAGATTCAGAGAGCAGTGAGGAGGAATCAGACAGTGAGGAGgtgactgcagccccagcccag GTGAAGACCTCAGCGAAAACCCCACAGACCAAAGCCAACCCAGCTTCCACCAGAACAGCTTCAGCCAAAGGGGCAGCGTCTGCTCCCGGAAAAGTGGCTACTGCAGCAGCTCAAGCCAAACAGGAGTCCCCGGCCAAG GTAAAGCCAACAGCAAGAACCCCCCAGAGCAATGCTGTCTCAGTGAGGGGCCAGGGGTCTGTGGCAGCTCTGGGGAAAGCAGTGGCCACGGCAGCCCAGGCCCAGCCGGGGCCAGTCGGGGGCCCACAGGAGGGCTCGGAGAGCAGCGAAGAGGAGTCAGACAGTGACGGGGGAGCCCCCGCTCAG GCGAAGCCCTCGGGGAAGACCCCCCAGGTCAGAActgcctcagcccctggcaaGGGGTTCGCCAGGAAAGGGGCTGCAGCAGTCTCCCCCGGGAAGTCAGGAGCTGTGGCCACCCAGGCCAGGAAGCCAGAGGAGGACTCGGAGAGCAGCAGTGAGGAGGAGTCTgacagtgaggaggaggaggcggcggcggcggcaccaGCCCAG GTGAAACCTGCTGTAAACCCCCCCCAGAGCAAGGCCTCCCTGACGAAAGGTGTCGCAGGCACTCCTAAATCTACCAAGGCTCCCCCAGCACGAGTGGACACACCGGCCCCACAGAAGCCTAGGCCAACGACTCCTGCCAAG AAGGAGAGTGACTCCAAAACTGCCAGAAGCAAGACCCTGGCCCCAGCACGTCCAGAGAAGAATGCCAGAGGGTCCTCGGAGAGCAGTGGCGAGGAGCTCCCGGCCAGCCAG gtgATTAAACCCCCTCTGATTTTTGTCGACCCTAATCGTAGTCCAGCTGGCCCAGCTGCTACCGCCACACAAGCCCCAGCTGCAAACACCCCAAGGAAGGCCCGGGCCTCGGAGAGCACAGCCAGGAGCTCCTCCTCTGAGAGCGAGGATGAGGATGTGATCCCTGCTACGCAGTGCTCCATTCCCG CCACTAGAACAAACGCAACCACGCTCGTGGCCCACCCAAGGCCCGCTGTCAGAGCCAGCAGCAGTGAGGCGTCCGGTCGGGTGTCGGAAGGCAAGAAACAGGAGGCACCGGTCGCTCAG GTTGACAGTGCTCTGGGAACACTCCCTGTGATAAGTCCCCAGAGAGCCCCTGTGCAGGCCAAAGTGACCAACAAGTTCAGGAAACCTGAGGTTCCTGTGGTCCAGCAGGCCACGGCCACCCCTGCAGGACGCCCCAGAGCCAAGGCCTCTGAGACCTCCAATGACAGTGAGGACAGCAGCGGCAGCTCTTCAGGGAGTGAGGAGGATGCTGATGGGCCCCAGATGGTCCCCTCGGCCCACAGACTGG GTCCGGCCCCCTCCACAACGGAGACCTTGGTGGAGGAGACCACAGCAGAGTCCAGTGAGGACGAGGTGGTGGCACCCTCTCAG tctctcctctCAGGTTATGTGACCCCTGGGCCAGCTCTGGCCAATTCCCAGGCTTCAAAGGCCACTCCCAGGACAGATCTCGACCCCTCGGCTTCCTCTACTCCCGCCACCAAAGATGCCCCAGACGGCAAGCAGGAAGTGGAGCCCCAACAAGTAGCAGGCACCATATCCCCTAAAACAG GCAGAAGACAGGCTGGTCCCACGCCTCAGAAGCCCCGGAAGCCCAAGAAGGAGGCTGGGAGCCCCCAAGCGTCCACGCTGGCGCTGCAGGGCGACATCAGCCGGCGCCTCCTGAACGAGCCCTGGCCCCTGAACGAGGCCCAGCTCCAGGCCTCGGTGGTCAAGGTCCTGACGGAGCTGCTGgagcaggaaaggaagaaggcCGCGGATGCCGCCAAGGAGAGCAGCAGGAAGGCCCGGGGGGGCCGCAAGCGGAAGCTGTCGGGGGACCAGACGGCTGCCAGGGCCCCCAAGAGCAAGAAGAAGAAGCAGCCGGTGGCTGGGGGAAGCGGGGAGGGTGCAGTCTCGCCAGAAAAGGCCTCCGGGACTCCTAAGGGGAAATCCAAGAGAGCCGGAGCAAGTGGTGACAtcaaggagaagaaggaaaaagagtctCCTGGCTCTCAGGGGGCCAAGGAGAGGCCAGAAGGGGAGCCGGGGACGCTGAAGGTGGAGGGTGGAGACCAGGGCAACCccaagagcaagaaagagaagaagaaatccGACAAGA aaaaaaaagacaaggaaaaaaaggaaaagaagaagaaagca
- the TCOF1 gene encoding treacle protein isoform X3: MAEARKRRELLPLIYQHLLQAGYVRAAREVKEQSGQKSFLAQPVTLLDIYTHWQQTSEVGQKRKAEEDAALQAKKTRVSDPISSSESSEEEEEAEAETAKATPRLAPTNSSVPGAVVPSGTKEKARAKTKKAGKVVNSTPHPAAGKAMAHLLSGRSPKKSAGPSANTILASETEEEGSVQALRTTAKPGMASASQADSSSEETSTSSDETYVEVKPSVKPPQVKTSPAPAKDSLGRGAAPTPGKAGDVTPQVRGGALTLASKAKKPEEDSESSEESSESEEGAPLEPPHQAKASEKIVQARAASGPVKGTSGKGATPAPPGRTGPAAARAKSGKPEEDSESSSEEESDSEEEPPAAKTPLQAKSSGKIIQVTAASRPATGPPQKAGPAATQGKAEKCKDESESSEEESDSEEEAPAAVAPAQAKPAMKTPQTQAPPKKGTPVTPAPAKFPPVRVGTPAPWKAGAASSPACASSPALARGAQRPEASSSSEESESEEETTPAPPAGQAKSAGKSVPVKAASAPTKGSSGQGAVPVPAGKAGPATAPAKAEVQEDSESSEEESDSEEVTAAPAQVKTSAKTPQTKANPASTRTASAKGAASAPGKVATAAAQAKQESPAKVKPTARTPQSNAVSVRGQGSVAALGKAVATAAQAQPGPVGGPQEGSESSEEESDSDGGAPAQAKPSGKTPQVRTASAPGKGFARKGAAAVSPGKSGAVATQARKPEEDSESSSEEESDSEEEEAAAAAPAQVKPAVNPPQSKASLTKGVAGTPKSTKAPPARVDTPAPQKPRPTTPAKKESDSKTARSKTLAPARPEKNARGSSESSGEELPASQVIKPPLIFVDPNRSPAGPAATATQAPAANTPRKARASESTARSSSSESEDEDVIPATQCSIPATRTNATTLVAHPRPAVRASSSEASGRVSEGKKQEAPVAQVTKRNPAHLPLTQAALKVLAQKASEAQPPAARTPSSSGVDSALGTLPVISPQRAPVQAKVTNKFRKPEVPVVQQATATPAGRPRAKASETSNDSEDSSGSSSGSEEDADGPQMVPSAHRLVGPAPSTTETLVEETTAESSEDEVVAPSQSLLSGYVTPGPALANSQASKATPRTDLDPSASSTPATKDAPDGKQEVEPQQVAGTISPKTGRRQAGPTPQKPRKPKKEAGSPQASTLALQGDISRRLLNEPWPLNEAQLQASVVKVLTELLEQERKKAADAAKESSRKARGGRKRKLSGDQTAARAPKSKKKKQPVAGGSGEGAVSPEKASGTPKGKSKRAGASGDIKEKKEKESPGSQGAKERPEGEPGTLKVEGGDQGNPKSKKEKKKSDKKKKDKEKKEKKKKAKKASTKDPDSPFQKKKKKKKKTAEQTV; this comes from the exons GACGTCAGAGGTTGGCCAGAAGCGGAAGGCAGAGGAAGATGCAGCACTGCAGGCTAAGAAGACCCGCGTGTCCGACCCCATTAGCAGCTCAGAGAgctcagaagaggaggaggaggcagaagccGAGACCGCCAAAGCCA CCCCGAGACTGGCGCCCACCAACTCCTCGGTTCCGGGGGCAGTTGTGCCATCAGGCACGAAAGAAAAAGCCAGG GCAAAGACCAAGAAGGCCGGCAAGGTGGTGAACTCCACACCGCATCCTGCCGCTGGGAAGGCGATGGCCCACCTTCTGTCTGGGAGGTCACCTAAGAAGTCAGCAGGGCCTTCAGCGAATACCATCCTGGCCTCAGAAACTGAGGAGGAGGGCAGTGTCCAGGCCCTCAGAACCACGGCCAAGCCTG GAATGGCATCGGCCAGCCAGGCTGACAGCTCCAGCGAGGAGACCTCCACCTCGAGCGATGAGACATATGTGGAG GTGAAACCTTCAGTAAAACCACCCCAGGTCAAAACCTCACCAGCCCCTGCCAAGGACTCCctagggagaggggcagcccCAACCCCTGGGAAGGCAGGGGATGTGACACCCCAAGTCAGAGGAGGTGCCCTGACCCTAGCCAGCAAGGCCAAGAAGCCAGAAGAGGACTCGGAGAGCAGTGAGGAGTCGTCTGAGAGTGAGGAGGGGGCCCCTTTGGAGCCGCCCCACCAG GCGAAGGCCTCGGAGAAAATTGTCCAGGCCAGGGCCGCCTCGGGCCCCGTTAAGGGGACCTCTGGGAAAGgggccaccccagcaccccctgGGAGGACAGGGCCTGCAGCTGCCCGGGCCAAGTCAGGGAAGCCAGAGGAGGATTCAGAGAGCAGCAGTGAGGAGGAGTCTGACAGCGAGGAGGAGCCGCCAGCTGCCAAGACACCACTTCAG GCAAAGTCCTCGGGGAAGATCATCCAGGTCACAGCTGCCTCACGTCCTGCCACGGGGCCCCCTCAGAAGGCAGGGCCTGCAGCCACCCAGGGCAAGGCCGAAAAGTGCAAGGACGAGTCAGAGAGCAGTGAGGAGGAGTCAGACAGTGAAGAGGAGGCGCCTGCAGCCGTGGCTCCAGCCCAG GCAAAACCAGCTATGAAAACACCCCAGACCCAGGCCCCTCCAAAGAAGGGCACCCCCGTTACCCCTGCACCTGCCAAGTTTCCCCCGGTGCGAGTGGGCACGCCGGCCCCTTGGAAGGCAGGAGCCGCATCCTCTCCAGCCTGCGCCTCATCCCCAGCTCTGGCCAGGGGCGCCCAGAGGCCCGAGGCCTCTTCAAGCAGCGAGGAGTCGGAGAGTGAGGAGGAGACCACTCCTGCCCCACCAGCAGGACAG GCAAAGTCTGCGGGTAAAAGCGTCCCGGTGAAAGCTGCCTCTGCACCCACCAAGGGGTCCTCGGGCCAAGGGGCTGTCCCAGTACCCGCTGGGAAGGCAGGGCCTGCAACAGCCCCGGCTAAAGCTGAGGTTCAGGAAGATTCAGAGAGCAGTGAGGAGGAATCAGACAGTGAGGAGgtgactgcagccccagcccag GTGAAGACCTCAGCGAAAACCCCACAGACCAAAGCCAACCCAGCTTCCACCAGAACAGCTTCAGCCAAAGGGGCAGCGTCTGCTCCCGGAAAAGTGGCTACTGCAGCAGCTCAAGCCAAACAGGAGTCCCCGGCCAAG GTAAAGCCAACAGCAAGAACCCCCCAGAGCAATGCTGTCTCAGTGAGGGGCCAGGGGTCTGTGGCAGCTCTGGGGAAAGCAGTGGCCACGGCAGCCCAGGCCCAGCCGGGGCCAGTCGGGGGCCCACAGGAGGGCTCGGAGAGCAGCGAAGAGGAGTCAGACAGTGACGGGGGAGCCCCCGCTCAG GCGAAGCCCTCGGGGAAGACCCCCCAGGTCAGAActgcctcagcccctggcaaGGGGTTCGCCAGGAAAGGGGCTGCAGCAGTCTCCCCCGGGAAGTCAGGAGCTGTGGCCACCCAGGCCAGGAAGCCAGAGGAGGACTCGGAGAGCAGCAGTGAGGAGGAGTCTgacagtgaggaggaggaggcggcggcggcggcaccaGCCCAG GTGAAACCTGCTGTAAACCCCCCCCAGAGCAAGGCCTCCCTGACGAAAGGTGTCGCAGGCACTCCTAAATCTACCAAGGCTCCCCCAGCACGAGTGGACACACCGGCCCCACAGAAGCCTAGGCCAACGACTCCTGCCAAG AAGGAGAGTGACTCCAAAACTGCCAGAAGCAAGACCCTGGCCCCAGCACGTCCAGAGAAGAATGCCAGAGGGTCCTCGGAGAGCAGTGGCGAGGAGCTCCCGGCCAGCCAG gtgATTAAACCCCCTCTGATTTTTGTCGACCCTAATCGTAGTCCAGCTGGCCCAGCTGCTACCGCCACACAAGCCCCAGCTGCAAACACCCCAAGGAAGGCCCGGGCCTCGGAGAGCACAGCCAGGAGCTCCTCCTCTGAGAGCGAGGATGAGGATGTGATCCCTGCTACGCAGTGCTCCATTCCCG CCACTAGAACAAACGCAACCACGCTCGTGGCCCACCCAAGGCCCGCTGTCAGAGCCAGCAGCAGTGAGGCGTCCGGTCGGGTGTCGGAAGGCAAGAAACAGGAGGCACCGGTCGCTCAG GTGACAAAGAGGAACCCTGCTCACCTCCCGCTGACTCAGGCCGCCCTGAAGGTCCTTGCCCAGAAAGCCAGTGAGGCCCAGCCTCCTGCTGCCAGGACCCCGTCTTCAAGTGGG GTTGACAGTGCTCTGGGAACACTCCCTGTGATAAGTCCCCAGAGAGCCCCTGTGCAGGCCAAAGTGACCAACAAGTTCAGGAAACCTGAGGTTCCTGTGGTCCAGCAGGCCACGGCCACCCCTGCAGGACGCCCCAGAGCCAAGGCCTCTGAGACCTCCAATGACAGTGAGGACAGCAGCGGCAGCTCTTCAGGGAGTGAGGAGGATGCTGATGGGCCCCAGATGGTCCCCTCGGCCCACAGACTGG TAGGTCCGGCCCCCTCCACAACGGAGACCTTGGTGGAGGAGACCACAGCAGAGTCCAGTGAGGACGAGGTGGTGGCACCCTCTCAG tctctcctctCAGGTTATGTGACCCCTGGGCCAGCTCTGGCCAATTCCCAGGCTTCAAAGGCCACTCCCAGGACAGATCTCGACCCCTCGGCTTCCTCTACTCCCGCCACCAAAGATGCCCCAGACGGCAAGCAGGAAGTGGAGCCCCAACAAGTAGCAGGCACCATATCCCCTAAAACAG GCAGAAGACAGGCTGGTCCCACGCCTCAGAAGCCCCGGAAGCCCAAGAAGGAGGCTGGGAGCCCCCAAGCGTCCACGCTGGCGCTGCAGGGCGACATCAGCCGGCGCCTCCTGAACGAGCCCTGGCCCCTGAACGAGGCCCAGCTCCAGGCCTCGGTGGTCAAGGTCCTGACGGAGCTGCTGgagcaggaaaggaagaaggcCGCGGATGCCGCCAAGGAGAGCAGCAGGAAGGCCCGGGGGGGCCGCAAGCGGAAGCTGTCGGGGGACCAGACGGCTGCCAGGGCCCCCAAGAGCAAGAAGAAGAAGCAGCCGGTGGCTGGGGGAAGCGGGGAGGGTGCAGTCTCGCCAGAAAAGGCCTCCGGGACTCCTAAGGGGAAATCCAAGAGAGCCGGAGCAAGTGGTGACAtcaaggagaagaaggaaaaagagtctCCTGGCTCTCAGGGGGCCAAGGAGAGGCCAGAAGGGGAGCCGGGGACGCTGAAGGTGGAGGGTGGAGACCAGGGCAACCccaagagcaagaaagagaagaagaaatccGACAAGA aaaaaaaagacaaggaaaaaaaggaaaagaagaagaaagca